The window ATTTCCAtgtcaaaataaatatttgaaacaaaaaatgaaataagttatcaaatgagccctaaattttttttacttgttgAAAATTCGGTACTTTGGATAAAAAGTATTGAGATATATTGATCAAGAATCACGACGAACAAAAGattgttgatgaaaaaaaatgaggCTACATCATTGATTTTAATAGAAGTTAACAAATGTTTTCCAAAGAAACATTttagtgaaaaaataaaatttgaaggaTCAAGGCTAAGTGGATTCTCTCAAAAATACGATTCTTCATAGATTTTTTGTCACTccacagtttaacgtcaattctcgTGCCAACAATAcaaaatattgtgcaaaaaaaaatgaGGTGACAGAAAGTCTATATAAAATCTCATTTTTTAAAGAGTCTATCGAGAGCCGAAGAAAAACTTGTGGAGGTATATATGGCATGTTAGTgcccaaaatataaaaatctcgtattcctaacattactctttttgTTAGTTcatacattaatttaattaattggtatctaatttgattgcaatgaaATCTTATTTGCAGTGTTCAAATACAACAATGCATTCCACAATGTGGCAGTCGTAGATGAAATTGGTTTCAGGACATGCACAGTCGGCGACAAACTCTTCTCGTCGGGAAACGATGAAATCAAAATTCAGCAAGGACAAAACTACTTCATCTGCGGTTTTCCTGGCCACTGTGCTGCTGGGATGAAGATAGCAGTCACtgctaaataataatataattcctCACATTATTAAGATTTTTTATGAGGCAAAAGCCTTGACTGAATGTCTTAAGTTTAAATAAAATCAGTGAACTATGTTTGTTCTTTGAATCATATGCATTGTTGGTTTGAATAATTAATTGACGAGGGTGTGTTTTTTCTCTTGAGACGAGGGTGTCTATTCGGTATGTACCATTGAGTAGTCCGAAAAATTAACGATTAGGTCTTGCATGCAGAGAATCTAATGGACATGTACAAAGGTTAAATCTTGTATAAGAACCCATATAACTGAGTGGTATGTAGCATTGGTGTAAAAATGTGCCACTAAAACTTAGGAGCATTGTAGTGGAAACTCGCTAGTTATAAGCAAATCCAACCCCACCACGTATTcgagttaattaatttttaataacaaTTGTGGAATTACTACCTTAATTTACACTGAAAAAAATACTTATACTTGATACTCACTTTGGAGAAGGAAAAATCTTATCTATACGGACACTTTGTTtggtctacaaatttaatttttctagcaTTACTCAATTAATGATGAAGGCATGGCAATcctaatcattttattttgtgcttctttttcttttccttttcttcctcttaaaaaaaaaaaaaaaggtcaaatccccataacaattcaataaagaAGGCATGTCAATTTCTTCtcccatttttattttattttattttcttttttctttaattatgaCACTTTATGAACTGAGTATGAAgagtctttttttttgtcaaacaaagtGAAATTCATTAGATAAAAGGTAATACAAGGCTAGAAAAGTCCACCAAACAAAAACAACCAAGCAAGCAAGAATACAACCAAATAAAATACAAGGGGAAAAGCCCAACAGTAAAACCCATAACACCCTAAAACATAAAACCCTCGATCTGAAAAGAGGGACCAGCTACCACCACCCAAGTAGCCACACCACCATCGTGAAGCCGCCGCCATCTAGAAGAAGACCCAACAAACCAACTGGATGAAATGGAGAATAGGGGTGGAAAACCACCCGCGCTATGAGTGCTCCCATAATCTTACCAAGTAATGCTAAATACACTTTGAGAGCCACCCAAACCCAAAGCATGTCTCCAAATGAGATCCACGGAGGAAACACAAGATGAGTCGAGTGGCCAAGGCTGGTGGACAATTTGCGGCTAGGAACAACTATTGGAGTGGAAGAAAGCATGAATTTCGGATTTGAGATGAGAATTGCCATAAAGTGAGACAAAGCCAAAGGAAATTGAGACAAAGCCCACTGAAATTGAGACAGCTCAAAGCAAAGTGAAGCTGCGCTCAAATACAAAATGACCAGATACAGCCCTGGTTTGGCATTGagatgatttaaaaaaaaaaaaaaaaaaaaaaagtgggtatgaaaaaaagttgggaggGTTTTTGCTATTTGGTAAACTCTCAAAATCAGctttatttcaaagttttggatgaaaataagCCCAAAACCTGAAGATGCAAATAGCAGTTTCCAAAAACCAGCTTATTTTCAAAAACATGGTTGAACAATAAtctttaatgaatttttcaatAACCCAAAATTTCCCTCATTTCCTCGCATTCACGCTCTTGCAAAACTCGAACCAGAAAACTTCAATCCCAGATCTCTCTCGTTCTCCTAGCGATCTCTCTCGTTCTCCAGATTTCTCCAGCTTGGTATAGATTTAGAGTTACCCAAAGTTGAGATTAGGCGATTGGTGTAGATTCAGTCTCAAGTTCGCCGGAAAAATGACCAAGAAGGTCACCGTATTTCTAGGCATGAACACATAAAGGGCATTTGGGTTAAATCCCAAGAATTGCATGCCAAAATTCGATATGCAGGATACATAAGTTGTACCTGAGATTAAATGAAGGTTGAATTGAGTTTGAAGCACCCCAATTTCGTCGAGCCTCAGGTCAACTTGTCGAAGAGTTTTTCACCGAGAGGGAAGGGTTGGCTTTCTTCATTTTTGAGTACTTGAACTTCACATGCAACGCCACCATTCGAATCCATAGGTCAAACTACACATAAAACACGGAATATTGGTATGAATTTCACTCGAAAAATGCTGTTGGTGTGGGTGATTCTCTATGTAATTAGATAGAGTGAGAGTATCATAAAGAGAGAGTTAAAGAGAAAGGAGTCTCACgggaaaaaaagggaagaaagaaagaagaagagagagaccAAATAAAAGGAGTGGGCCCCTTAAGGCACACTAaataaaccaaatcctttttggtcatttcacacagtcacatctgttttacataaaagtttatcaaacactataatactgcttttttttccaaaatcacttttaaaaaaaagtttaccaaacactctgctgttttatttcacagctgtttaTTTTCATAGCACAGtagaagtaattttttttcaaagcacaataataccaaaccagcccataAGGATCAAAagcaaagcaagaaaaataaggAAAGAAGAGAGCCACATGAAAAGTAAATTTAAGGCTTGCCACCGACCCAATCAAGGAAAGGGGCCGATGGCTGGGAACCAGAGTTTGCGAGTAAAGGTCTTGGCGGGGGAGAGGAGGGATAGAGCAGAGAGAGAGGCCACCTTATCGTGGCTTACACAAAGTGATCTTTCCCAATGGCGACCATTGAATGGTCCAATGTGGCCCTAAAGCTAGCACCAAGACTCTCAAACTATTATTTCTTCACCCACAAAGTAGTAGTGAAAAAGTTACAAACAGCGTATCCAACAACATATATTTTGCTAGCATATATAGTGCTCTCATAGTGGATCATGAGGGTTATGAAAAGTAGTTTGCTCGCTcgaccaaaaaagaaagaataaatatAGAGGAGGTAATATGGATAGTGTTCCACATTTAGTATAGATCGTACATAAACAGTAATTGGAGTTGGCACTCCTCATAAACACATGATTTGGACCAACTCGATAAGTTATTACGTGCGCTTCCAGGGCTAGGGAGAAGGCCCTTTTTTATTTACTTGCGGCATAGGCATGGCGGGATAGGGCTTTGCTTTAGAAAATGACTTcatacacaatttttttttattttagctaTTAAATAAGTAAACACAAAAGACAGACAAGATTAAATAAGAGTGTCCATAAAAAGAGGTGTGATATGTAGATATATATAAGCAAGTCAACCTCTAGTTAGGCAGACGTTATTATTAGGAACGTAGGAAGGTAGGAACACTGCACTAGGCAGCAGTAATGGCAATTTTCATTGCAGATTGGCAGTGACCGGGGAAATTGCAGATGAAGAAGTTCTGTCCTTTAGCAAGTCTGATCTGGTCTCTTCCAGTTTGATAGACCTTTGCACCTCTTGGAGTGCTGCATGTCTGGTACCCGGCCTTGTTCACAGCCACCACGTTGTGCGCAGCTGCCCCGTAGTTGAAAACTATATATACATACTTGTTAATTAATCATATGTTAATCCATGCAACACAATATTAGTTAACTTTTCTTatcagcatatatatatatatatatatatatatatatcactaaCTATTATTATTGAAGAATGCAAGCTCCTTTG of the Pyrus communis chromosome 1, drPyrComm1.1, whole genome shotgun sequence genome contains:
- the LOC137728052 gene encoding basic blue protein-like, which encodes MATQVRGSAIVTAVIAIGLCMVLHGETAHAETFTVGEGDGWNLKVHDWPNGKNFTANDTLVFKYNNAFHNVAVVDEIGFRTCTVGDKLFSSGNDEIKIQQGQNYFICGFPGHCAAGMKIAVTAK
- the LOC137711411 gene encoding basic blue protein-like, whose amino-acid sequence is MAKGRGSAVVATAVLLLALLLHCEWADAKTYTVGDGGGWTFNVAGWPSGKTFRAGDILVFNYGAAAHNVVAVNKAGYQTCSTPRGAKVYQTGRDQIRLAKGQNFFICNFPGHCQSAMKIAITAA